A segment of the Bacteroidia bacterium genome:
TCTTACTTTACCAGAATACGGGCTTCCATAAACTCACGAATAGCATAAGGTACTCCTTCCCTGCCTAATCCTGAATCTTTCACCCCTCCGTACGGCATATGATCCATGCGAAATGTAGGTACATCATTATGTATTACGCCACCCACTTCCAGCTGGTGAAATGCCATGTCCAGTTCGTGGACAAGTTGTGTGAATACACCGGCCTGCAAACCAAACCGGCCCTTGTTTAAGCGCTCCACCGCATCCGGAAATGAAGAAAATTTCTCCATAGTAATGACCGGACCAAATACCTCCTCCCGGCAGACCTTCATTTCGGGGTTCACATTCGTAAGAATGGTGGGCTCCACAAAATTTCCCTGCCGTTGGCCACCACACAAGATTTTTGCTCCTTCCTGCTCGGCCTCTCTGATCCACTGTTCCACTCTCTCTGCTGCCTCGGAATCGATCAGGTGTGAGACTGCTGTTTCCGGCGACATCGGATTTCCCTCCTTCAATAACAATGTAGACGCCATCAGATCGCCCGTGAATTTTTCCCAGCACGATTCATGAATAAAAAAGCGTTGCGCGTGGATACAAACCTGTCCGGAATAACCGAATGCACCGGTAAGCGATCTTTTGACTGCCAGATCCACATCTGCCGTGGCTGAAACGATGACGCCCGCGTTTCCACCCAGTTCCAGCACTACTTTCTTCTTTCCTGCTCTGCTTTTCAGATTCCAACCCACATCGGGAGAACCTGTGAAAGATAAAACTGCCACTCGTGGATCTTCCACCAGCTGAACTCCGGTATTCCGGTCCATGGGCAGCACGTGAAACCCTCCTTTAGGAAGTGCCGTTTCAGAAACCAGCTCAGCCAAAGCCAGTGTGCTGATGGGAGTAGCTGAGGCCGGCTTTAGAATGATGGGACAACCCGCCGCAATTGCAGGTGCGATCTTATGAACTGCAAGGTTGAGGGGAAAATTAAAAGGTGAAATACCTGCTACCACTCCGGAGGGGAAGTATTTCACGAGTCCTTCCCGACCCTCTCCTGCTTTGGTCCAGTCGAGTGAAAAATAATCTTTGGGCAAACGCTTACACTCTTCCGCCGCCACTTTAAATGTCTGGATTGCTCTTTCTACCTCTGCTTTGGCATACCGGTAAGGTTTCCCTGATTCCAGAATGATTACCTGCGTAAAGAATTCCTCCAATTCTCCGATTCTGGAGGCCAGGTGGAGCAGGATTTCCTCTTTTTTCCAGGAGGGGAGCATCTGCATTTCCCCCCGTGCCGCGAAGGCAGAGGCCAGGGCTTTTTCCAGGGTAAGGTGGTCGCAGGAGAACGTTTCGAAAACGGCTTCCCCGCTGTATGGCGACCTGACAGCCAGGCGTTTACCAGAAGCAACGAACTCTCCGGCAACATATGGGATGTATAGTTTTTTCATGAAAAAAGAGTGGGCAATTTAGCAATTATCGGCGGCATGCCAGACCTTCACTTGGTTATATTTGTCTTATGCAGATTCTTCGTTTCCTGCTATTCCCGTTCGCATTGCTGTACGGCATTGCCCTTTTTTTCCGCAATCTGTTTTACGATTTGGGAATTTATCCCGGCACCTCCTTTGAAATGCCGCTGATTGTTGTGGGAAATCTGAGTATGGGCGGAACCGGGAAAAGTCCGCACATTGAATACCTTATCCGTTTGCTTAAGAAGGACCACCCTCTGGCGACATTAAGCCGTGGTTACGGGCGTAAGAGTAAAGGGTTCCGCATTGCGGAGGTAACCAGCAAGGCAGAAGAGGTGGGAGACGAGCCCTTGCAGTTCAAGAAAAAATTTCCGGATCTTCCGGTTGCAGTGAACGGAAACCGGGTGAGCGGAATACGGAAGCTGCTGGAGAAACATCCGAACACCCGTGTGATCTTGCTGGATGATGCGTTTCAGCACCGCCGCTTGCGGGCCGGGCTGAATATTCTGCTTACCGATTATTCCCGGCCTTTTTACCGAGATTTTCTTTTCCCCGTTGGTTATCTGAGAGAGGGCAGAAGGGGAAAGAAGCGTGCGCAGATGATTCTGGTAACTAAATGTCCGCGGAATATCAGCGAAGAAGAAAAAAAGAATATTGTCGCCCGCATCCGTCCGGCGGCACACCAGCAGGTGTTTTTTACTTACATGAAATCATCGG
Coding sequences within it:
- the lpxK gene encoding tetraacyldisaccharide 4'-kinase, which codes for MQILRFLLFPFALLYGIALFFRNLFYDLGIYPGTSFEMPLIVVGNLSMGGTGKSPHIEYLIRLLKKDHPLATLSRGYGRKSKGFRIAEVTSKAEEVGDEPLQFKKKFPDLPVAVNGNRVSGIRKLLEKHPNTRVILLDDAFQHRRLRAGLNILLTDYSRPFYRDFLFPVGYLREGRRGKKRAQMILVTKCPRNISEEEKKNIVARIRPAAHQQVFFTYMKSSALLGLNSGRELKFSPDLSVLLVTGIANPDSLYAYLKKNFRQVEHLEFGDHHDFGEGDVEKIKAAFHRLPGAGKVIITTEKDAMRMSAAGFSALPVYYLPMEISLLGREGDFHQIIRNYVQSFKPKPC
- a CDS encoding aldehyde dehydrogenase family protein, with translation MKKLYIPYVAGEFVASGKRLAVRSPYSGEAVFETFSCDHLTLEKALASAFAARGEMQMLPSWKKEEILLHLASRIGELEEFFTQVIILESGKPYRYAKAEVERAIQTFKVAAEECKRLPKDYFSLDWTKAGEGREGLVKYFPSGVVAGISPFNFPLNLAVHKIAPAIAAGCPIILKPASATPISTLALAELVSETALPKGGFHVLPMDRNTGVQLVEDPRVAVLSFTGSPDVGWNLKSRAGKKKVVLELGGNAGVIVSATADVDLAVKRSLTGAFGYSGQVCIHAQRFFIHESCWEKFTGDLMASTLLLKEGNPMSPETAVSHLIDSEAAERVEQWIREAEQEGAKILCGGQRQGNFVEPTILTNVNPEMKVCREEVFGPVITMEKFSSFPDAVERLNKGRFGLQAGVFTQLVHELDMAFHQLEVGGVIHNDVPTFRMDHMPYGGVKDSGLGREGVPYAIREFMEARILVK